A single genomic interval of Anopheles marshallii chromosome 2, idAnoMarsDA_429_01, whole genome shotgun sequence harbors:
- the LOC128707533 gene encoding ADP-ribosylation factor-like protein 8, producing MLALLNRILDWFKSLFWKEEMELTLVGLQYSGKTTFVNVIASGQFCEDMIPTVGFNMRKVTKGNVTIKVWDIGGQPRFRSMWERYCRGVNAIVYMVDAADLDKMEASRNELHSLLDKPQLAGIPVLVLGNKRDIPGALEETGLIDRMNLSSIQDREICCYSISCKEKDNIDITLQWLIAHSKSQSR from the exons ATGTTAGCCCTTCTTAATCGCATCCTGGACTGGTTCAAAAGTCTCTTCTGGAAGGAGGAAATGGAGCTAACACTCGTCGGTTTGCAGTATTCCGGCAAGACAACCTTTGTCAACGTAATCGCC TCAGGACAGTTCTGTGAGGACATGATTCCAACCGTTGGCTTCAACATGCGGAAAGTAACGAAGGGCAACGTCACGATTAAGGTGTGGGACATCGGCGGCCAACCACGTTTCCGGTCAATGTGGGAACGGTACTGTCGGGGTGTGAATGCAATTGT GTATATGGTGGATGCAGCGGATTTGGATAAAATGGAAGCATCGCGCAATGAGCTGCACTCTCTGCTGGATAAACCGCAGCTAGCCGGCATTCCTGTGTTAGTGCTTGGTAACAAGCGGGACATTCCCGGCGCACTGGAAGAGACTGGGCTAATCGATAGAAT GAATTTGTCTAGCATACAAGATCGGGAGATCTGTTGTTATAGTATTTCTTGCAAAGAAAAGGATAACATCGACATCACCTTGCAGTGGTTAATCGCCCACTCGAAGAGCCAAAGTCGTTAA